A stretch of Arachis hypogaea cultivar Tifrunner chromosome 15, arahy.Tifrunner.gnm2.J5K5, whole genome shotgun sequence DNA encodes these proteins:
- the LOC112747464 gene encoding uncharacterized protein: MVGIFSRFSVGRNIHRRTQSALDEREVMPPNAEVAAAASAAAATPHGIEVAVEFKPVEHPVEPLDNDRPIQCPLPEPSILNDGRIWKERVSATVRRRGDLPVMKEGGALEPEVAGTKPRTSQSNRMILPSLSAPEHNLLKLLEECNASGI, from the exons ATGGTGGGTATATTTTCGAGATTTTCTGTTGGAAGGAACATCCACCGACGGACGCAAAGTGCTCtg GATGAGAGGGAAGTAATGCCCCCAAATGCGGAGGTTGCTGCCGCAGCAAGTGCCGCCGCCGCCACTCCACATGGAATTGAAGTGGCAGTGGAGTTTAAGCCAGTTGAGCACCCAGTTGAACCCCTTGACAATGATAGACCGATTCAGTGCCCGTTACCTGAACCATCAATTCTAAAT GATGGAAGAATATGGAAGGAGCGAGTATCTGCCACTGTTCGGAGAAGAGGCGACTTGCCGGTGATGAAAGAAGGAGGAGCCCTTGAACCTGAAGTTGCCGGCACAAAGCCTCGGACATCCCAGTCTAACAGAATGATTCTTCCATCTCTTAGTGCTCCAGAGCACAATCTCTTAAAACTTCTTGAAGAGTGTAATGCTTCAGGCATCTAA
- the LOC112747466 gene encoding kinesin-like protein KIN-14R: MVSVPRGSFGLWSWQVVRLTKTNVQGERLKKAQNINRSLSALGNVIFALAAKSSYIPYRNSKLTHLLQDSLGGDVKTLMFVQNNPLVKDLDKTLSSLTFTTRVRGVVLGSVKMQVDTSELRKTKAMLEEL; encoded by the exons ATGGTGAGTGTACCAAGAGGAAGCTTTGGCTTGTGGAGTTGGCAAGTAGTGAGACTTACAAAAACTAATGTACAAGGGGAGCGGCTTAAGAAAGCGCAAAATATCAACCGATCTCTTTCGGCTCTTGGCAATGTTATATTTGCTTTAGCAGCCAAGAGTAGTTACATTCCCTATAG GAACTCAAAATTGACACATTTACTTCAAGACTCTTTAG GGGGTGACGTTAAAACTTTGATGTTCGTGCAAAACAATCCATTGGTTAAGGACTTAGATAAAACTCTTAGCTCGCTTACTTTCACAACTAGAGTGAGGGGTGTTGTGTTAGGTTCCGTTAAGATGCAAGTTGACACAAGTGAACTTCGAAAGACAAAAGCAATG CTCGAAGAACTTTAA